Within Candidatus Eremiobacterota bacterium, the genomic segment GCAAGAGTGATCCCCAGAGTAATGAAGGCATGGGACATGGGAATCTCGCTTATGGCCTCCAGGACCTGGCTCGCAAGATACATCAGCCATAGAAAGAAGGCAAAGCCAAGCAACCCTCCCAGCCATTCCAGGGCAACGATCTTCATCACGCTCCCGAAGTAGAAGAGAGGAAAAGTGATTATCAGGTAAGCAAGGAGCGGGTAAGAGAGGTAGCCGAAGCAGATGAGGAGGTCACGCATCTCACCCTTGATGGCTCCCATTTTTTCGGCGATGAGATCGCAGGCGAAACTGCAGGCAAGCCATGCCGTCAGCACGATGAAGGGCATAAGAAACGCCATCACCATCTCGGCATCTCTCATGCCGTATTTATGAGGGGTGAGCTCCCGGGGTGCAAAGTTCTCCAGCTTCAGGATGAAGGCATTGTACTTCAGATAGCGCTCAAAGCCCATGATGATGCCGCAGATGAAAAGGAGCACTCCCGGGATGGTAAGGGACTCATAGGTGGCAATTCTCTTGAAGGTCTCCTTCGGTTCCCGAAAAAATCCTTTCCAGTCCTGAATAAAAAAGTCCATGGCTCCTCCTGGCAGATGCTGAAATGCGGTCTCGACAAGTCTTTTTACCTTTTTCTTTCGCGTTCCCCCGGGAAGTTTCCTTTCTGGGGGCGATTATTTCTGAAACTGCCGCGGGGAGCCTGAAGAAGCTCCATAACCTCGCGGGCTGCATTCCTCCTGCAGCGCTCCACGCTTTGAATAATTGTCAAGAAAAGGAGTTTCGTCGTTTATAAAGAAAAGTTATGGACCAAAAAGATACCCACAGGGAACGGTACCGTCATTTCCGGGATTGGGCCGCCAGTGGCCTGACAAAAGCTTCCCGGTCAAGAGATCATAGGCAAAGGAGTGAGTTACGGCATGGAGTTTACCCTCAATGAAGAGCAAAGAATGCTGCAGGACATGGTGCGGGAGTTCGCTCAGGAAAAGATAGCGCCAAAAGCCGCCGAGCATGACGCCGCATGCACCTTCCCCTCGGAGAACATCAAGGCCATGGCGGAGCTGGGCCTTATGGGCGTCACCATACCCGATGAGTACGGCGGGGCGGGGATGGATACGCTCAGTTACTGTATTGCCATAGAGGAGATCGCGAGGGCCTGCGCTTCCACGGCGGTGATAATGGCGGTCCATAACTCCCTTATAGGGAACGTGATCTATACCTTCGGCACCGACGGCCAGAAGAAAAAATATCTTGCCGACGTGGCCTCTGGCAAGAAGCTTGGAGCTTACGCCCTTACGGAGCCCAACGCCGGTTCCGATGCCGCCCACATAGAGACCCTTGTGAGGAAGGAAGGCGACCATTATATCCTTGACGGCACGAAAACCTTCATCACCAGCAGCGTGGCAGCGGACCTCTTCATCGTCTATGGCACCATGGACCGCTCCCTCGGCTCCAGAGGCATCTGCTGCTTCATCGTGGAGAGGGACACGCCCGGCTTCAAGGTGGGGAAAAAGGAGGAGATGATGGGAATGCGGGCCTCAGGGACCTCGCAGCTCATCTTCGAGGGATGCAGGGTGCCGGCGGAAAACCTCGTGGGGGCTGAGTGTGAAGGCTTCAAAGTATGCATGGGCGCGCTGGATGTGGGGAGGCTCGGCATCGCCGCCCAGGCTGTGGGCATTTCCCAGGCGGCCTTTGATGCGTCGCTCCGTTATTCCCAGGAGCGCAAGCAGTTCGGCCAGCCGATCTGCAACTTCCAGATGGTGCAGGCCATGCTGGTGCAGATGGCGACGGAGACGGAAGCCGCCCGCCTGATGGTGTACAGGACGGCATGGCTTAAAGACCAGGGTGAGAGCTTCTCCAAGGAGGCTTCAATGGCCAAGCTCTTCGCTTCAGACACGGCAGTCCGCACCACCATCAATGCCGTGCAGGTCCACGGCGGCTATGGCTACACCAAGGAATACCCCCTCGAGCGCTACCTGCGCGATGCCAAGGTGACGCAGATTTACGAGGGCACCTCGGAAGTGCAGAAACTGGTCATCGCCAGGCAGCTTTTGAAGAAATAATCACCGGAGGAGGTTCCCATGAATATTGTGGCATGCATCAAGCAGGTTCCCGATACGGAGACTGTCATCAAGATCACCGCCGACGGGAAGGATATAGAAAGCCAGGGAGTCAAGTACATCGTGAACCCTTACTGCGAGTTCGCCGTCGAAGAAGCGGTGAGAACAAAGGAGAAACATGCAGGAAGCACCGTCACGGTGCTCTCGGTGGGCCCCGCACGCGCCAAGGACGCCTTGAGAACCACACTCGCCATGGGAGGCGACAGGGCCGTCCACTTCGTGGACGATGCCTTTCAGAACGGCGACGGGCATCTCACGGCTGAACTGCTGGCCGCTTATCTCAAAACCCAGGCTCCTGACATACTATTTGTGGGCAGGCAGGCCATCGACGATGACTGCGCCCAGGTGGGCCCCATGCTCGCGGGGCTTCTGGGCTTTCCTTTTGTTTCTGTCATCAACAGGCTCGAGTTCTCGCCTGACCAGA encodes:
- a CDS encoding acyl-CoA dehydrogenase; protein product: MEFTLNEEQRMLQDMVREFAQEKIAPKAAEHDAACTFPSENIKAMAELGLMGVTIPDEYGGAGMDTLSYCIAIEEIARACASTAVIMAVHNSLIGNVIYTFGTDGQKKKYLADVASGKKLGAYALTEPNAGSDAAHIETLVRKEGDHYILDGTKTFITSSVAADLFIVYGTMDRSLGSRGICCFIVERDTPGFKVGKKEEMMGMRASGTSQLIFEGCRVPAENLVGAECEGFKVCMGALDVGRLGIAAQAVGISQAAFDASLRYSQERKQFGQPICNFQMVQAMLVQMATETEAARLMVYRTAWLKDQGESFSKEASMAKLFASDTAVRTTINAVQVHGGYGYTKEYPLERYLRDAKVTQIYEGTSEVQKLVIARQLLKK
- a CDS encoding electron transfer flavoprotein subunit beta/FixA family protein, with product MNIVACIKQVPDTETVIKITADGKDIESQGVKYIVNPYCEFAVEEAVRTKEKHAGSTVTVLSVGPARAKDALRTTLAMGGDRAVHFVDDAFQNGDGHLTAELLAAYLKTQAPDILFVGRQAIDDDCAQVGPMLAGLLGFPFVSVINRLEFSPDQKKAKVQREIEGGAEVFEVELPAVFSCQKGLNEPRYPALKDIMQAKKKEIKELKAADIGKSADELKALSRTRVIKMEYPTKRPPGRVLQGEPADVVKQLLTLLREEAKIL